In Trichoplusia ni isolate ovarian cell line Hi5 chromosome 2, tn1, whole genome shotgun sequence, the DNA window CATAATCAATATTCGATCCTGCCTAAAccaaaactattacaaaaaagaaataaaataaaagttatgcAATAAACATGTAATGTTCAGAACTACTAAGATCTTATTTTAATAGTCTATTTGCGCGGTGAAAGGGCAAATGTagcaatataaaatgatttatgtaaGTCTCATTAGCAGATAAATGTATGCGTCTCGGTAATTAAGTATGGAGGAATATGACGTCACTTTACTGATACAAAAGTATAGAACTAACCAGTAGTAAGTACTTAgtacttgtaaaatataaatagaaatgaaTACCTCTAACTGATATACAATCAATGCCATTAAACCTTCTTGTAAGATAACTATGACACTAAATATTGAACTTAAATACAATCTTAactgataaaaaaacaactcaaatGTGAAATTGACAGATTACGTAGATTGATAAATGTGGATAGTATGATTCGTAATAACAtgtagattaaaatataaacaagttgGCATTATGAAGCTATTAAAGAAATAAGATTATGTTTACGTTAGAGCTGCAGtgatgtattaattaaatataaaattagggtttttgtgtatgtatgtattttgtgtCCATGTGGATGTTTTTTGTAAGTTAGGACTGgccaatatttaaaactagcttttcgtccgcggcttcgcccgcgttgatgtcggttatatcgcgtttccaagagaactcttcaaaagtctaTCTCAACTCTatggtcaactctatctctgtaccaaattccgttaaaatcagttcagtggtttagacgtgaaagcgtaacaggcaggcagacagacagacagagttactttcgcatttataatattagtagggataaaacgactcccgcagtaaggagtTTAATGCGTGTGTCACGGGGGTTTTACAagctcaagtcacatgcacaaagacccacccagattcaggacaatgTAACAAGTAAGCTAAAGATGCCGAACTACTATGATTTGTcttcaaatgtttttaactCCTCTGGACACATGTTTAGTAGCAGGTAGGAGGTTCATGGTCCTATTAATGATaacctgtatttttttgttgttgtaaattggagcaaactttttttttaaatcaatttatacttttatattatataaaaattacctgtaaaatatgaaataggcGACAGCCAACAACGCAAACCCTCCAAAGACAATGAACCCTCGTTTGAGCACTCCAGGGCTGTTCAGATCTATCTGCTTCACTGGCTTGTCTGCAATTGTTGTGTTGACCTTGGTAGCGTTCACTGTTGCAGTTGTTACTGTACTGTTGACTGTTACATTCCCTGTAATCGGAGGAATACTTCATTATTATAAgtacaatgattaaattaataaatgcatttGTTATTGAGTCCATGCAGTCCTAGACTAATTATCAGTTTGCAACAAAACTTTAGTATGGCTGTCTCTTGTTGCTAAAGAGTATTTCTAAGTCAAAACATGCACAATGTGACTGATAgagaaatatgaattaattttattaaaatacaatgtaacTGTGTACtgtgtaaaacaataaagtGCAATATAATACTTGATATATGGCAGACTTTACACTATTTATAACATGttctatttaatttgtataattcaaaacattctaattaaaaagaaagttttatCATGATATCAAACACAGAAGAATtaacttatttactttattgCAGAAACAATCTGCTATAAATTAGCTTAATCTTACTCCTAAATAGAGCCACTTACTGACTAttaacagtttttcttttaacaaaacataacCAAGGTACAaccaaatgaaaatttaaaaaatctttaaataccaaattttaatttaattaaagctagATTGATCTTGATAAAAACCTGTTGGAATGCTACATATCTAAAAAGCAATATCTCACAAAATCTTATTTACATACAGTAGAtagtgtattttaaatataattctaggATGCTAAGTTCCCCTAAGTGCCAGTAGATAccgtattttaaatataattataggaTGCTAAGTTCCCCTATAACTGAGACCTCATTTTAGttcaaataatacatttgtttacactaactaaacacaaacaaaaggATATTAATACTTTACAACCACATAATAGGAAAGTGTAATCTAACACCTGACACAAGGATTTCTTCTGGTTGGAACATATACACAGCTCTATCATGTACttagtaatttttaatatgatGTTTTCACGAAAGCTGGCTCATTAATgtgctttttaaatgtaattaaaatatgtagtaaTAGCTAATAGGGGAGTATAGTGTTACAGGTTATTTAATGAGTAGGAGCTATAGGTAATTGCCTTAATTGgtcataattaaaatgtagtaGATTTGGTTTGTGACCATGTGTTACTCAGATTATCAAGTGTAATAATTGTATGTTAACCTGCAAATGCTTTGATGTTATTATGTGTACAGGTTATGTCAATAGATTCTTTACTCCCTCAATGTAGATTCTAGGCGGTAGCATTGAATGAACACcatttacaataaacataaatgattGAGTTAAGATCAAGGCCATAAAAAGGAGATAGCTTGGGAATTATTGGGAAGAAAAGTGTGTAGTTATAAGCTAGGCAAAGGCACTACAAGGAAAAAGGAATATCATACTCTTATCAATAAGATTATGACCAGGAAAATGGGGCTTAGTGGTGCAATCATGTAAAATGTTAGTTAATTATGCAATCTCACCATTGACAGCTGCTGCTGGTGCCACTGAAACATGAGCGATCTCATTTGTGAGCACATTGGTTTCAGGCGGGGCTGAAGGCTTAACAGTGACGGGCGGGGAATTGTTGACAGAAGGAACCGCAACTGTACCACCTTCGCTCTGACCCACAGTCCCAGCTTTCTCAGCCTCCCGCCTCACCCTCATCAACTTAGCGGCATTATGAACCGACGGCCACAACGCGAACCGCCTGTTAAACTCCGCAACAGTCAACCCATCATTACCCGAAAACCCAGACGTCCTCACacaattcaaaaacaataacaacagaCAGCAACGTATAAGcatattaatttcttattctactttcacaataataaactaaaaccaCTATTTTAAAACGAGATAAATTACTCtcataatagtaatattttaaacttgtgGATAGTTCCCGATTGATTAGTGTACGCATCAGGTTGATGTAACTTACTGTCAACAATGTCAACTTTTTGTGTCAATGTGACAGCAAAAAATGTTGCCActgtagaataaaatattttgtgctttttctTTCACGTAAATACTGCCTTTTAACTTCGAACATACCacctttaaaatgtatgttttacatGACAAGTATTCTATCATATTTCGATTATTACTACATTTTAAGTAACATAATAGACgtatagaatataatatttataagttccTTTCTTCTATAGCTTGATGTTAATACTCACCAGATAGAAGTAATAGCGCTTTAGGTTGCCTGCGCTAGCTTGTAGTAGCGCAGTACGGGCATAGCCTGTGTCAAAGCTAAAGCAGAAGCGAAAAAATCcgatcttttaaatttaataaaaacaaagtttagtacatgaaataaaacaaacaatcacgtataagtattatttaatttattcaaatagacatttacatatattaattatatatttgaaagtagaatttccaaattttaatttttggtatCTATATAACACTGATTGAGTATCCACATAGGTATGATAAAACATCAAGGTACACATTAAATATCACCTACAAAATTGAACAAGTTAGAAATAGTATAGGTTTATCAAAGGACTTACTAACAATtatctattgttaaaaatatcgGCAGTGATAAAACAAGCCAAACACGCTGGTTGGTGTTACAACAATGAACATGTCAAGACGTGTTATTGTTAAGCCattaaatttctcaaaaatCAATACGATTGAGCtcttaatttcctttttttttcgtCCACGGCTATTAATCATAAACCACTAATTATtgtaaacatcaaaatattttaaaccaatCGAAAACTAACTACGTTCACTCAAATTCTCACGATGTAAGCACACCTTACTCTCAGACTCTAGAGCAATAAGTTACGATTTTTACCTTACaagttaatttacaaaattaataaatataaataatcgaGTATGaactattttatacaaaatccaTAACATAGAAATGATATCGCGTGAAAATCACGTCTGATCATTGCATTACACGAATAGACAGGTATGTAAATTAGTCAGCCTATAAAAATAGATTGCACAAAAACCATTACGAAAATATTTGCTGAGAAAATTTTAACGTACTTTGCGTTTTACATACGCAGTGAAATTAGTCCCATGTTAAAACTTCGCaaaattgtaattgattaaTCATAAACACTAATAGGTAGAAGTTACGCGCACAACATCTAGTAATGTTGCCAGTATTCCTCTTAATACTAATTCTAGAGTTACCACATCTTTGAACATGCTAACATCAGCGCTACAAATGtgcttgttaaaaaaacaacatttttatggcccctttgcaataaaaatgtttcctAAACTGAAGTACCCAAATGATCCGTTTTAAGCGGCGCTCTGCGGCAGAAGCGGCTGGTCTACTCTTCTCTATAGTTAAGTACGTTTAATCAGATATAGTTTAGACACGTCAACTACCCTCTTATGATAccacattttaataaaccttcATTGTAATCCTACTTGTTTACCTCAAATTTATGTTGGCTAATAAATCTTCTGAAACTTtaatatagtaattaattttatatttaattttatatcctacacatataatatgaatttatataCACAAAACGGCTCCCATTTTGtgttgaaatgtaaaattcGTCAATAACACAAAGTTAACcgctataaataaagaaataacaaagaaaaccagTCATAAAGAAGATTAGATAAACAATGCTTTCAACTTGcccaaaatgtaaaatattgtcCAATTTTTATCAAGCCTTAATTAACCCTAAACCATGGCACACAAATTATTTCTAACAAAGGAGGGAACTTTTCACAACTGGGATTTGTCAG includes these proteins:
- the LOC113507850 gene encoding uncharacterized protein LOC113507850; translated protein: MLIRCCLLLLFLNCVRTSGFSGNDGLTVAEFNRRFALWPSVHNAAKLMRVRREAEKAGTVGQSEGGTVAVPSVNNSPPVTVKPSAPPETNVLTNEIAHVSVAPAAAVNGNVTVNSTVTTATVNATKVNTTIADKPVKQIDLNSPGVLKRGFIVFGGFALLAVAYFIFYRKKSSKNDAGNTHSTIDANQFRYGVLQSEDRRDNLELSRVPLTMESDDDEDEDLEIFDLEQKKKTLSYVNLQTNDEEVVFSPKESSDNDRDNLLLDIEDGTSETLINWSSNGSKSIL